In one Erythrobacteraceae bacterium WH01K genomic region, the following are encoded:
- a CDS encoding L,D-transpeptidase family protein, with product MLRKLTLAAIFAAIPAALSAQSAASLGVPPVATPAVEMHYSDASLIAPPTDEFLAMFPSATQLPDNPLAVGMEAALARFDAEWGSLPAITLQEGSTLSPGATGDRVARLRERFGLPAGTEFDNELAARIVDYRAAHDLPISNRIDNTLIASLNRGHAYYRALADLNLRRFKLLPSDLGERYVIVDLTTQELRMVENGQTVDRMKVVIGKPSTQTPVMAGVLRYTVLNPYWNVPYDLAQDNVARKYLAQGRPYLRRTGFKVLDDNGNVMDPGAVDWKGAADGDVKITVRQDPGPGNGMGAAKFMFPNSLGIYLHDTPSRALFDQEERMFSAGCIRVEDYARFGSWLHGAMPTAPGKAAEQRVDVSDPVPVYVTYFTAVPTETGFDFREDIYGRDAPRLALAGN from the coding sequence ATGTTGCGTAAATTGACCCTTGCCGCCATTTTTGCGGCCATTCCAGCGGCGTTGTCGGCTCAGTCGGCAGCGTCGCTTGGCGTACCACCTGTAGCCACGCCTGCGGTCGAGATGCATTATTCCGATGCATCGCTGATAGCTCCGCCGACGGATGAGTTCCTCGCGATGTTTCCGAGCGCAACGCAACTGCCGGACAATCCGCTGGCCGTCGGCATGGAAGCGGCGCTCGCGCGGTTCGACGCCGAATGGGGCAGCCTGCCGGCCATCACCTTGCAAGAGGGATCGACCCTTTCCCCCGGTGCGACCGGAGACCGCGTTGCTCGCCTGCGTGAACGCTTTGGCCTGCCGGCTGGCACAGAGTTCGATAACGAACTGGCCGCGCGCATCGTCGATTACCGCGCCGCGCATGACCTGCCCATCAGCAACCGGATCGACAATACGCTGATCGCATCGCTCAATCGCGGGCACGCCTACTACCGTGCCTTGGCAGACCTCAACCTGCGCCGCTTCAAGCTGTTGCCCAGCGACCTGGGCGAACGATACGTCATAGTAGACCTGACTACGCAGGAATTGCGAATGGTCGAAAATGGCCAGACCGTCGACCGTATGAAAGTCGTCATCGGCAAACCTTCCACGCAGACGCCGGTGATGGCCGGTGTGCTGCGCTACACCGTTCTCAATCCTTACTGGAACGTGCCGTACGATCTCGCGCAGGACAATGTCGCCCGCAAATACCTTGCGCAGGGACGGCCCTATCTTCGCCGCACCGGGTTCAAGGTCCTCGACGATAACGGCAACGTGATGGACCCGGGCGCAGTCGACTGGAAAGGCGCTGCTGACGGAGACGTCAAGATTACCGTGCGCCAGGATCCCGGTCCCGGCAACGGCATGGGCGCTGCCAAATTCATGTTTCCCAATTCGCTCGGCATCTACCTGCACGATACTCCGTCCCGCGCCTTGTTCGACCAGGAAGAGCGCATGTTCAGCGCAGGCTGCATCCGTGTGGAGGACTACGCACGGTTCGGATCGTGGTTGCACGGAGCCATGCCGACCGCGCCGGGCAAAGCGGCCGAACAGAGAGTCGACGTGTCCGACCCCGTGCCGGTTTACGTAACCTACTTCACGGCAGTGCCGACGGAAACGGGTTTCGATTTTCGTGAGGACATTTACGGACGCGATGCCCCGCGGCTGGCGCTGGCCGGAAACTGA
- the ubiA gene encoding 4-hydroxybenzoate octaprenyltransferase, whose protein sequence is MTDNVVPDTEHRGIVERLPQLPRDLAQLARFDRPIGWWLLFWPCAWGVWLAGAGWQLALLGWLMLGSIAMRGAGCVYNDIVDAELDRKVARTASRPVASGRVTRRTAWIWLLALCFAGLIVLLQLRMPAQFVALASLGLVAAYPFMKRITWWPQAWLGMVFTWGLLVGWTELRLDNWDALAAMYAGAALWVIGYDTIYALQDREDDALVGIRSSALRLGGAVRGGVAAFYTGALALWALAFWLYRGDWLAVLTLLPAALHLAWQVATLDADDPDNPLARFRSNRFAGGLIAAACFVTGNAGVG, encoded by the coding sequence ATGACCGACAACGTTGTTCCCGACACCGAACATCGCGGCATAGTCGAGCGCCTGCCCCAATTGCCGCGCGATCTTGCCCAGCTTGCGCGTTTCGACCGTCCGATCGGCTGGTGGCTCCTTTTCTGGCCGTGCGCCTGGGGCGTATGGCTGGCGGGGGCGGGTTGGCAATTGGCGCTCCTGGGCTGGTTGATGCTGGGTAGCATTGCCATGCGCGGGGCGGGCTGTGTCTATAACGACATCGTCGATGCCGAACTCGATCGCAAGGTCGCGCGTACGGCCAGCAGGCCGGTGGCAAGCGGGCGCGTCACCCGCAGGACGGCGTGGATATGGCTGCTGGCGTTGTGCTTCGCCGGGCTGATCGTCCTGCTGCAATTGCGCATGCCGGCGCAATTTGTCGCGCTTGCCAGCCTGGGGCTTGTGGCGGCCTATCCCTTCATGAAGCGCATTACCTGGTGGCCGCAGGCATGGCTGGGCATGGTTTTCACCTGGGGGCTGCTGGTTGGGTGGACGGAACTACGCCTCGACAACTGGGACGCGCTGGCGGCGATGTATGCAGGGGCGGCGCTGTGGGTGATCGGCTACGATACGATTTATGCGCTGCAGGACCGGGAAGACGATGCGCTGGTCGGCATCCGGTCCAGCGCCTTGCGCCTCGGCGGCGCGGTCAGGGGCGGGGTGGCTGCGTTCTATACCGGAGCGCTCGCCCTGTGGGCGCTCGCCTTTTGGCTTTATCGCGGAGATTGGCTCGCGGTTCTCACCCTGCTTCCCGCTGCACTGCACCTTGCCTGGCAGGTCGCAACGCTGGATGCCGACGATCCGGACAATCCGCTCGCCCGTTTCCGGAGCAACCGGTTTGCAGGCGGTCTGATCGCCGCAGCTTGCTTCGTCACGGGAAATGCCGGAGTGGGATAA
- a CDS encoding ATP-dependent DNA helicase, whose translation MATHPSIPLPALHASHGGIWLRDANGATRGCSKGEAINRAADTPVLLVNAPLVASRLGYPDLNGLDLLELYAFVHPAQFCVPTAKGLAQALAIEPPATDDAVPEFLQRAAASLVDTCSSPDWQQREGAWSAVQSLTRLRWPWAQVVAPNIEKPQKAEKWLFSRLPEWEEAGERPQPRQVAITEEAVAASLARLTGEGAEQREGQRKYAADAAQVFAPRSRRDRPHVLLAQAGTGIGKTLGYLAPAAHWAAQSGGTVWVSTYTKNLQRQLRRESRRAWPETRGDGTQPVVVRKGRENYLCLLNLEDALQGGFSGRPAILAQLVARWAAYTADGDMIGGDLPGWLGTLFRKRGIAALTDQRGECIYAGCPHYRKCFIERSARASAQADLVIANHALVMINAARGRHQGQPPTRIVFDEGHHVFDAADSTFAAALTGQEAIELRRWIIGPERNSRGRRRGLAARLADVASYDDAGGEAVEVAIEAAGALPSDGWIARLAEGAPLGPTESLLGQVRATAYARDESGAQDAGYGIETEVADLPGPLVDAAQRAQEALAAIRQPLMTLASRLEAVLEDAPDWLDGQGRARIEGARHSMQWRIDLVAAWESLLARLGGPADPDFVDWFAVERNEAREFDIGIHRRWLDPMKPFAKVVLEQAHGVMLTSATLTDRAREGETVGEDWPHAVSRSGAGHIDLVPRTASAASPFDYASRAEVLIVTDIKRGDLPALAGAYGRLIEAAGGGTLGLFTAIKRLRAVHSRIADRLARAGLPLFAQHVDPIDTGTLTDIFRDDPKASLLGTDALRDGVDVPGESLRCVVMEAVPWPRPTILHRARRLAASDEEGGGGRYDDRIIRARLAQAFGRLIRSRDDAGHFIVLSSAFPSRLLSAFPDGTPVIRLTLDEALARVSAGPPTTHDNQPAVGTGNAREDLDRL comes from the coding sequence ATGGCGACCCACCCTTCCATTCCGCTTCCCGCCCTTCATGCGAGCCATGGCGGCATCTGGCTGCGCGATGCCAACGGCGCGACGCGCGGCTGTTCGAAGGGCGAGGCCATCAATCGTGCAGCCGATACCCCGGTATTGCTGGTCAACGCCCCGCTGGTGGCGTCACGTCTTGGCTATCCCGACCTCAACGGCCTGGACCTTCTGGAGCTTTACGCTTTCGTCCATCCGGCGCAGTTCTGCGTGCCCACGGCGAAGGGGCTGGCGCAGGCGCTCGCCATCGAGCCGCCCGCAACCGACGACGCGGTTCCCGAATTCCTCCAGCGGGCCGCGGCCAGCCTGGTGGATACCTGCAGCAGCCCGGACTGGCAGCAGCGAGAGGGCGCGTGGAGCGCCGTGCAATCGCTGACCAGGCTACGCTGGCCGTGGGCCCAGGTCGTGGCTCCCAATATCGAGAAGCCGCAAAAGGCGGAGAAATGGCTTTTCAGCCGACTGCCCGAATGGGAAGAGGCAGGGGAACGCCCCCAGCCGCGGCAGGTCGCCATTACCGAAGAGGCCGTGGCGGCAAGTCTTGCCCGCCTGACAGGCGAGGGCGCCGAGCAGCGGGAGGGCCAGCGCAAATACGCCGCCGATGCCGCACAGGTTTTCGCCCCGCGCTCCCGGCGAGACCGGCCCCATGTCCTGCTGGCGCAGGCGGGGACGGGCATCGGCAAGACGCTGGGCTACCTCGCCCCCGCGGCGCATTGGGCCGCGCAAAGTGGCGGGACGGTTTGGGTCAGTACCTATACGAAGAACCTCCAGCGCCAGCTTCGCCGGGAAAGCCGCCGGGCGTGGCCGGAAACGCGCGGGGACGGTACGCAGCCTGTCGTCGTTCGCAAGGGACGCGAAAACTATCTTTGCCTGCTGAATTTGGAGGACGCCCTGCAGGGCGGGTTCAGTGGCAGGCCGGCCATCCTGGCACAACTGGTCGCGCGCTGGGCCGCCTACACCGCCGATGGCGACATGATCGGCGGTGATCTGCCCGGCTGGCTCGGCACGCTGTTCCGAAAGCGCGGGATCGCGGCCTTGACGGACCAGCGGGGCGAATGCATCTATGCTGGCTGTCCTCATTACCGCAAATGCTTCATCGAGCGCAGTGCCCGGGCCAGCGCACAGGCCGATCTCGTTATCGCCAACCACGCGCTGGTGATGATCAATGCTGCACGGGGGCGGCATCAGGGCCAGCCACCGACCCGGATTGTTTTCGATGAGGGTCATCACGTCTTCGATGCCGCCGACAGCACCTTTGCCGCGGCACTGACGGGGCAGGAGGCGATAGAACTGCGTCGCTGGATCATCGGTCCGGAGCGAAACAGCCGGGGGCGCCGAAGAGGGCTAGCGGCCCGTCTGGCGGATGTTGCCAGTTACGACGATGCAGGCGGCGAGGCGGTGGAAGTCGCTATCGAGGCGGCCGGTGCGCTGCCGTCCGATGGCTGGATCGCGCGCCTCGCAGAAGGAGCGCCGCTCGGCCCGACAGAATCGCTGCTGGGCCAGGTCCGGGCCACGGCCTATGCGCGGGACGAAAGCGGCGCGCAGGATGCGGGCTATGGCATAGAGACGGAAGTGGCCGACCTGCCCGGTCCGCTCGTCGATGCGGCCCAGCGGGCGCAGGAAGCGCTCGCCGCCATACGCCAGCCCCTGATGACGCTGGCATCGCGGCTGGAGGCTGTGCTGGAAGACGCACCCGACTGGCTCGACGGGCAGGGACGTGCTAGAATCGAGGGCGCGCGACATTCGATGCAATGGCGGATCGATCTGGTGGCGGCGTGGGAATCGCTGCTGGCCCGGCTGGGCGGCCCGGCAGACCCGGACTTCGTCGACTGGTTCGCGGTCGAGCGAAACGAGGCCCGCGAATTCGACATCGGCATTCATCGCCGCTGGCTCGATCCGATGAAACCCTTCGCCAAGGTCGTGCTGGAACAGGCGCACGGCGTCATGCTGACAAGCGCCACGCTGACGGACCGGGCGCGGGAAGGCGAGACGGTCGGGGAAGACTGGCCGCACGCGGTCAGCCGCAGCGGGGCAGGGCATATCGACCTCGTTCCCAGGACAGCGAGTGCTGCCAGTCCGTTCGATTATGCCAGCCGCGCCGAAGTCCTGATCGTGACCGATATAAAGCGCGGCGACCTGCCTGCGCTGGCGGGTGCCTATGGCCGGTTGATAGAAGCGGCGGGCGGTGGGACGCTGGGACTGTTCACCGCGATCAAGCGGCTGCGCGCCGTGCACTCGCGTATTGCCGACCGTCTGGCGCGGGCCGGGCTTCCGCTGTTTGCGCAGCATGTCGATCCGATCGATACGGGTACGCTCACCGATATATTCCGCGACGATCCGAAGGCGAGCTTGCTGGGCACCGATGCCTTGCGCGATGGTGTCGACGTGCCGGGGGAGAGCCTGCGCTGCGTGGTGATGGAGGCGGTGCCGTGGCCGCGCCCCACCATCCTGCACCGCGCGCGAAGGCTGGCCGCCAGCGACGAGGAAGGCGGCGGGGGACGGTATGACGACCGGATTATCCGCGCCCGGCTGGCGCAGGCATTCGGGCGCCTGATCCGCAGCCGCGACGACGCCGGGCACTTCATCGTATTGTCGTCCGCCTTTCCCAGCAGGCTTCTAAGCGCTTTCCCCGACGGCACTCCTGTCATACGGCTGACACTCGACGAGGCTTTGGCGAGAGTGAGCGCCGGACCGCCGACGACGCACGACAACCAGCCCGCCGTCGGGACGGGCAATGCACGGGAAGACCTGGACCGCCTATGA
- a CDS encoding histidine phosphatase family protein has protein sequence MKRLAIFRHAKSDWDDLAKRDFDRGLNDRGRRGAALMGKHIADYSRRENIAWDLLLASPAERVQRTLEASGIDMEPAWNRALYLASAETIVDVVRENAGDSTSVLVMGHNPGLQDLLLMLVAPARENTHFDEASVKFPTAAFAVLEIDIEDWSDLGGENAEIVHFKRPRDLDPQLGPID, from the coding sequence ATGAAACGCCTCGCCATTTTCAGGCATGCCAAATCGGACTGGGACGATTTGGCGAAGCGCGATTTCGATCGCGGGCTGAACGACCGCGGACGGCGCGGAGCGGCACTAATGGGCAAGCACATTGCCGACTATTCGCGGCGTGAAAACATCGCGTGGGATCTGCTTTTGGCAAGCCCTGCGGAACGGGTCCAGCGGACGCTGGAGGCATCCGGCATCGATATGGAGCCTGCGTGGAACCGCGCCCTTTATCTCGCCAGCGCGGAGACGATCGTCGATGTCGTCAGGGAGAATGCCGGGGACAGCACGTCAGTGCTCGTCATGGGCCATAATCCGGGGTTGCAGGACCTGCTCCTGATGCTGGTCGCCCCTGCACGGGAGAACACGCATTTCGACGAAGCGAGCGTCAAGTTCCCGACGGCTGCCTTTGCGGTCCTGGAAATCGACATAGAGGACTGGTCGGACCTCGGCGGCGAGAACGCGGAGATCGTCCATTTCAAGCGTCCGCGCGATCTCGACCCGCAATTGGGCCCGATCGACTAG
- a CDS encoding 16S rRNA (uracil(1498)-N(3))-methyltransferase produces MPATPAWPPRSSPRLFVDTPVGDETISIEGNQAHYLTRVMRISPGDAVVLCDDATGEWACEVKETSKRSVLLEPVRKLREREAVPDVWLCPALLKKDRFDLVLEKATELGVARIRPIVARRSVADKLNLGRARTVTTEAAEQCARTALPVLDNPVSLKDLLKAWPEDRALFFADELGGADAASSFSGTAGPAAILVGPEGGWDDAEREAIRAHPSARPISLGPRILRGETAAIAALSIWMATAGDWPHRQA; encoded by the coding sequence ATGCCCGCCACACCTGCCTGGCCACCGCGCAGTTCGCCCCGTCTTTTCGTCGACACCCCGGTCGGGGACGAGACGATCTCGATCGAGGGAAACCAGGCGCACTATTTGACGCGGGTCATGCGCATCTCGCCGGGCGATGCAGTCGTCCTGTGCGACGATGCGACCGGCGAATGGGCATGCGAGGTGAAAGAGACCTCGAAGCGTTCGGTATTGCTCGAACCGGTTCGAAAACTGCGTGAGCGCGAAGCCGTGCCGGATGTTTGGCTGTGCCCTGCCCTGCTCAAGAAAGACCGGTTCGACCTGGTGCTGGAGAAAGCAACCGAACTCGGTGTGGCCCGCATCAGGCCGATCGTCGCGCGAAGGAGCGTGGCTGACAAGCTGAACCTCGGCCGCGCGCGGACCGTCACCACGGAAGCGGCCGAGCAATGCGCGCGAACCGCGCTTCCGGTTCTCGATAATCCCGTATCGCTGAAAGACCTGCTCAAGGCTTGGCCCGAAGATCGCGCGCTTTTCTTCGCGGATGAACTCGGCGGCGCGGATGCTGCTTCCTCGTTCTCTGGCACGGCCGGACCCGCGGCCATTCTGGTCGGACCGGAAGGCGGCTGGGACGATGCCGAACGGGAAGCCATCCGCGCCCATCCCTCGGCGCGCCCCATCTCTCTCGGGCCGCGCATCCTGCGGGGAGAAACCGCCGCCATCGCAGCGCTGTCGATATGGATGGCGACTGCCGGAGACTGGCCGCACAGACAGGCCTGA
- a CDS encoding fatty acid desaturase, whose product MTESASIDPRHLLKDLSVFASPRTGRSVWEIAQTVAPFLALWLAAWASLSVGYWLTLLFAIPAGLLVLRMFLIQHDCGHGAFFRRRKANDWVGRVVSIFTFTPYDSWRRAHARHHASSGNLSARGIGDVDTLTVSEYRSLSAFGRFRYRLYRHPIVLLGVGPTYLFLLRHRFPLGERKKGWRPWLSAMGTNTTLALVIAGVVWAVGWQNFLLVHIPIFLVATTTGVWLFYVQHQFEGTSWKDGDVWSFHDAALHGSSHYALPPVLRWFTANIGIHHIHHLSSKIPFYRLGEAMKANDGLDQVSRITLWDSVKAFRLKLWCDETQRMVSFREAKRMTTAAA is encoded by the coding sequence ATGACCGAATCCGCCTCGATCGATCCCCGTCACCTGCTGAAAGACCTGTCCGTATTCGCCAGTCCGCGGACCGGGCGCAGCGTGTGGGAAATCGCCCAGACCGTCGCGCCTTTCCTCGCGCTCTGGCTGGCTGCGTGGGCCTCGCTGTCGGTCGGATACTGGCTGACGCTGCTGTTTGCCATTCCGGCCGGTCTGCTGGTCCTGCGCATGTTCCTGATCCAGCACGATTGCGGACACGGGGCCTTCTTCCGTCGCCGCAAGGCAAATGACTGGGTGGGTCGCGTGGTCAGCATCTTCACCTTCACGCCTTACGATTCCTGGCGCCGCGCCCATGCGCGCCATCATGCAAGTTCCGGCAATCTGTCGGCCCGCGGGATCGGCGATGTCGATACGCTCACCGTCAGTGAATACCGCAGTCTGTCGGCTTTCGGCCGGTTCCGGTATCGCCTGTACCGCCATCCGATTGTCCTGCTGGGCGTGGGGCCGACTTACCTGTTCCTGCTTCGCCACCGCTTTCCGCTGGGGGAGCGGAAGAAGGGCTGGCGTCCGTGGCTGAGTGCCATGGGCACGAATACGACACTGGCACTGGTGATCGCAGGGGTGGTCTGGGCCGTCGGCTGGCAGAATTTCCTGCTCGTCCACATTCCCATCTTCCTCGTCGCGACGACGACCGGCGTCTGGCTTTTCTACGTCCAGCACCAGTTCGAGGGGACATCATGGAAAGATGGCGATGTCTGGTCTTTCCATGACGCGGCCCTGCACGGCAGTTCGCACTACGCGTTGCCGCCCGTCCTTCGTTGGTTCACCGCGAATATCGGCATCCACCACATCCACCACCTGTCGAGCAAGATCCCCTTCTACCGGCTGGGCGAAGCGATGAAGGCGAATGACGGGCTGGACCAGGTCAGCCGGATCACGCTTTGGGACAGCGTGAAGGCGTTTCGCCTGAAATTGTGGTGTGACGAAACGCAGCGCATGGTCAGCTTCCGCGAGGCGAAGCGGATGACAACAGCCGCCGCCTGA